One Streptomyces sp. NBC_00554 DNA segment encodes these proteins:
- a CDS encoding response regulator, with the protein MIRVVVVDDEALVRSGFELILNSADDIQVVATTVGAQAVDAVRREDPDVVLLDIRMPDVDGLTVLAELQALPVAPVVAMLTTFDTDEYVMTALHSGAAGFLLKDTEPDQLAQLVRTLAAGGVVLSPRASRAVLRERPNGPAPVDTAEATRVGRLTDREREVLTLIAEGLSNADIGARIHLSAGTVKDHVSAILTKLRVGSRVQAALIAQRTGLLDDTRDASHTRDTHHTRDARHKAGDA; encoded by the coding sequence GTGATCCGGGTAGTTGTGGTGGACGACGAGGCCTTGGTTCGGTCCGGCTTCGAATTGATCTTGAATTCGGCGGACGACATCCAGGTCGTCGCCACCACGGTCGGTGCTCAGGCGGTCGATGCGGTACGCCGTGAGGACCCCGATGTCGTCCTGCTCGACATCCGGATGCCGGACGTGGACGGACTGACCGTGCTCGCCGAGTTGCAGGCGCTGCCGGTGGCTCCGGTGGTGGCGATGCTGACGACCTTCGACACCGACGAGTACGTCATGACCGCACTGCACTCCGGAGCTGCCGGGTTCTTGCTCAAGGACACCGAACCCGACCAACTGGCGCAGCTGGTACGGACGTTGGCGGCAGGCGGCGTCGTCCTCTCGCCGAGGGCATCCCGTGCGGTCCTGCGGGAACGGCCCAATGGTCCGGCGCCGGTCGACACGGCGGAAGCCACCCGGGTGGGCCGGCTCACCGACCGGGAGCGGGAGGTGCTCACCCTCATCGCCGAGGGCCTCTCCAACGCCGACATCGGCGCCCGGATCCACCTCAGCGCCGGCACCGTCAAGGACCACGTGAGCGCCATCCTCACGAAGCTCCGCGTCGGCAGCAGGGTCCAGGCCGCCCTCATCGCCCAGCGCACGGGCCTGCTGGACGACACGAGGGACGCGAGCCACACGCGCGACACACACCACACGAGGGACGCGAGGCACAAGGCGGGCGACGCGTAA